From a region of the Thiomicrorhabdus sp. genome:
- a CDS encoding DUF2892 domain-containing protein — protein sequence MTIERIVLLVAGTMVLASTLLSVYHTPEWLYLTGFVGANLIFSGVTGFCPMVFILRKLGFKHGPVFR from the coding sequence ATGACAATTGAAAGAATTGTATTACTAGTTGCTGGAACTATGGTTCTTGCCAGTACGCTTTTGAGCGTTTACCACACTCCAGAATGGTTATATTTAACTGGTTTTGTTGGTGCAAACCTAATCTTCTCTGGCGTAACTGGTTTTTGCCCGATGGTATTCATTTTGCGTAAATTAGGCTTTAAACACGGACCAGTTTTCCGTTAA